In the Oryzias latipes chromosome 9, ASM223467v1 genome, one interval contains:
- the LOC110015669 gene encoding uncharacterized protein FLJ26957, translated as MEDVVLHFPPQSADGLGSLLEWTEKLLEPFPCRRPPLFQPWFADGRLPIRPARPAPVIPASEKLFPSTQPGAETTSENGHADGTSAEDPRSPRSQWSKDVSETPNPPGNKDVAPIRQSWIIFPLREPFPHSCLLSKHFDSTINVHRLHLRQRAKWVITKHNCGSVEKVWRFLNRPVRRSRLPTCNANLQRERAEVWVFCDVLFAEQVGRLLKEELRLSGSIFLSVHRLGRVFSM; from the exons ATGGAGGATGTGGTTCTGCACTTTCCGCCTCAATCAGCAGATGGGCTCGGCTCCCTGTTGGAGTGGACGGAGAAGCTCCTGGAGCCGTTCCCCTGTCGGCGCCCTCCGCTCTTCCAGCCGTGGTTCGCAGACGGCCGGCTGCCCATCAGACCTGCGAGGCCGGCTCCTGTCATCCCGGCATCAGAGAAGCTCTTCCCATCGACGCAGCCTGGTGCTGAAACCACCTCGGAGAACGGCCATGCTGACGGGACAAGCGCCGAAGATCCACGGAGTCCACGATCGCAGTGGAGCAAGGACGTCTCTGAGACGCCAAATCCACCTGGAAACAAAGATGTGGCGCCCATCAGGCAGTCGTGGATCATTTTCCCGCTGAGAGAACCGTTCCCTCACTCATGTCTGCTCTCCAAACACTTTGATTCCACGATCAACGTCCACAGACTTCACCTCCGGCAGAGGGCCAAGTGGGTGATCACCAAGCACAACTGTGGCAGCGTGGAGAAG GTGTGGCGGTTTCTGAACCGACCCGTCCGGCGCTCCAGGCTGCCCACCTGCAACGCCAACCTCCAGAGGGAGCGGGCGGAGGTCTGGGTGTTCTGTGATGTTCTGTTCGCGGAGCAGGTGGGGCGCCTCTTAAAGGAGGAGCTGCGGCTGTCGGGGAGCATCTTCCTCTCCGTCCACAGACTGGGACGCGTCTTCAGCATGTAG